The DNA sequence TGGCGTCCAGATACACCTGCTGCGGCAGAAAATCCGCCTCACTGAGCAGCCGGGCGTGCCAGTACGACGCCCAGCCCTCATTCATGATCTGGCAGGCGAACACCGGATAAAAATAAAAGGACTCCTCGCGCACCGCCAGAAAGATATCGCGTTCCCAGTCCTCCAGATCGGGCGAGTAGTGCGCGATAAACCAGAGCAGATCGTATTCCGGCTGCGGCGGCACGGGCGCGCGCCGTTTTTCGGTATGGCCTTCCGGTAGCGGCCCTTCATCCAGCGTATCGAAGCGGGTATGAAATTCGTCGGAGGATGGCTTTTTGCCGTCCGCCAGATAATACGGATACCGGGGCCGATGCAGCGGTCGCTGCACGTCGATGTGCTGCTCAAGCGCCAGCGCCGCATCCAGCACGGCTTCCACACGCGCCTCGCCGTGTTCCTCGACCGCGGTGGCAATCTGGCGCGCGTGGGCGGCCGCCTGCTCGACGATGTGGTAGCCGACCTGCTCCTGACTGCGCCTGAACAGGATATTGTTCTTGGCGAAATCCGCGTGCCCCAGCACATGCGCGGTGACCAGCGTGTTCTCCTCTAAGCTGTTGTTGTGCGCCAGATACGCGCGTCCGGGATTGCCCGGAAACACCACCTCGAACAAACGGGAATGCCCCATGCGGTGCTGGATGAGCTGATAGATATAGCGCACGCCGAAAGACCAGTGCGGCATGCGCACCGGCAGCCCGTAGACCGCAACTTCCATCATGAAGCTACTGGGCACCAGTTCGAAATCGACCGGGAAATAATCCAGGCCCGCCTGCCTGGCGAGCGTTTCTAGCTGGTCGGCGTATGTTCGCAGTTTATCAGCCATGGTCGGATTCTATGCTTGCCTTAAGCGATGTGTGGCGGCAGGTGTTTAATCAGCCATTTGAAGGTCACGCGGTCGCGCGCGCCTGCTGCTTGAAGAAGCTGCGTATCGCTTCCCACACGTCTTCCTCCTCGCTGAGTGCGTAGGCGCCGACCGGCAGCCCGGCCTCGGTGAGCTGCTCGAACAACTCGCCAATTTCGGTATCCAGGCCAGCGCGGCTGGGCGGCGAGGTTTCGACGTAACCCATGTAATTGGCCACCGCGGCGATCCTTTTCAGCCCCTCCAGCGCGGGTTCGCGGTCTTCGCGAAAGTTGTCGCCGTCCGATGAATAGAACATGTAAATGTTGTAGCGCGCGGGGCTGTAGCGGTCATTGATGATGCTCGCCACCGTGTCAAAAGCGGTGGAAGCCACCGTGCCACCCTGTCCACGAACCTGAAAGAATTCGTCTTCGTTGAACTCCCAGGCGTTGATGGTGTGCGCGACGAATAC is a window from the Gammaproteobacteria bacterium genome containing:
- a CDS encoding SpoVR family protein, yielding MADKLRTYADQLETLARQAGLDYFPVDFELVPSSFMMEVAVYGLPVRMPHWSFGVRYIYQLIQHRMGHSRLFEVVFPGNPGRAYLAHNNSLEENTLVTAHVLGHADFAKNNILFRRSQEQVGYHIVEQAAAHARQIATAVEEHGEARVEAVLDAALALEQHIDVQRPLHRPRYPYYLADGKKPSSDEFHTRFDTLDEGPLPEGHTEKRRAPVPPQPEYDLLWFIAHYSPDLEDWERDIFLAVREESFYFYPVFACQIMNEGWASYWHARLLSEADFLPQQVYLDAIKTHSDVVRPYAGGQQVALSVNPYHLGFSMWGKIVESRGLTEARKIMTEDDDFSFVRNYLTEDLAEELNLFGYTAKKNGEVKVNKADINDLRESLLGGKFNFGAPTVSAIRVQTDGTLELQHEHATDGRGLHAQRTIKVLEYIHSVWRRSVILHTLDERGEALVLTAGAR